The Sesamum indicum cultivar Zhongzhi No. 13 linkage group LG6, S_indicum_v1.0, whole genome shotgun sequence genome has a segment encoding these proteins:
- the LOC105164644 gene encoding (S)-coclaurine N-methyltransferase isoform X1, with the protein MAEVNGRIIDTIVQMPYDATVRFMLASLERNLLPDAVVRRLTRLLLASRLRSGYRSSAELQLSDLLQFAHSLREMPIAIKTEKPKSQHYEVPTSYFKLVLGKHLKYSCCFFPNKSSTLEDAEKAMLELYCERSQIKDGQSVLDVGCGWGSLSIYIAQKYPNCQVTGICNSITQKAHIEEQCRELQLQNVEIIVADISTFDMEASYDRIFSIEMFEHMKNYQDLLKKISKWMKPDSFLFVHYFCHKTFAYHFEDVNEDDWITRYFFTGGTMPSANLLLYFQDDVSIVNHWLVNGKHYAQTSEEWLKRMDQNLNSIKPIMECTYGKDSAVKWTVYWRTFFIAVAELFGYNNGEEWMVAHFLFKKK; encoded by the exons ATGGCGGAGGTTAACGGCCGCATCATCGATACCATTGTGCAGATGCCCTACGACGCAACCGTACGTTTTATGCTTGCTTCTCTCGAGCGCAACTTGCTGCCTGACGCCGTTGTGCGCCGCCTCACTCGTCTGCTTCTCGCTAGTCGCCTCCGCTCAGGATACAGATCCTCCGCGGAACTCCAGTTGTCCGACCTCCTTCAATTTGCGCATT CTTTGAGAGAAATGCCAATAGCAATCAAGACGGAAAAGCCAAAGTCTCAGCACTATGAAGTTCCAACGTCTTACTTCAAGCTTGTCCTTGGAAAGCATTTAAAATACAG CTGCTGCTTCTTTCCCAACAAGTCGAGCACCTTAGAGGATGCTGAGAAGGCAATGCTAGAGTTATACTGTGAGAGGTCACAGATAAAAGATGGTCAATCAGTCCTTGATGTTGGTTGTGGCTGGGGATCTCTTTCTATATACATAGCACAGAAGTACCCCAATTGCCAGGTTACGGGGATTTGCAATTCAATAACCCAGAAAGCACATATTGAGGAGCAGTGCCG GGAACTTCAGTTGCAGAATGTGGAGATAATTGTAGCAGATATCAGCACATTTGACATGGAAGCTTCATATGACAGAATATTTTCCATTGAAATGTTTGAG CATATGAAAAACTATCAGGATCTTCTTAAGAAGATATCGAAGTGGATGAAACCAGACAGTTTTCTGTTTGTCCATTATTTTTGCCATAAAACATTTGCTTACCACTTTGAG GACGTAAATGAGGACGACTGGATCACTAGGTACTTCTTTACTGGAGGTACAATGCCTTCTGCAAACCTGCTCCTTTATTTTCAG GACGATGTGTCTATAGTTAATCATTGGCTTGTGAACGGCAAGCATTATGCACAGACAAG CGAGGAATGGCTTAAGAGAATGGACCAGAACTTGAATTCTATAAAGCCAATAATGGAATGCACTTATGGCAAAGATTCAGCGGTCAAATGGACAGTCTACTGGAGAACATTTTTCATTGCAGTTGCAGAATTATTTGGCTACAACAATGGAGAAGAGTGGATGGTTGCTCATTTCCttttcaagaagaaataa
- the LOC105164645 gene encoding aminopeptidase M1: MAEQKLKHSQFRGQPRLPKFAIPKRYDLKLKPDLTAFKFAGAVQISVDVVSDTKFLVLNAAELSIKPNSISFASHNKVLESVEIELYEEDEIVVVEFKESLPIGTGVLNMEFEGTLNDRMKGFYRSTYEHDGQKKTMAVTQFEPADARRCFPCWDEPACKATFKITLEVPSELVALSNMPVIEEKLNGDLKTVYYQESPIMSTYLVAVVVGLFDYVEDRTPDGIIVRVYCQVGKAGQGKFALDVAVKTLGLYKEYFEVPYSLPKLDMIAIPDFAAGAMENYGLVTYRETALLYDDKHSAAANKQRVAVVVAHELAHQWFGNLVTMEWWTHLWLNEGFATWVSYLAVDSLFPDWKIWTQFLDESTEGLRLDGLAESHPIEVDINHAGEIDEIFDAISYRKGASVIRMLQSYLGAECFQRALASYIKRHACSNAKTEDLWSVLQEESGEPVNKLMNSWTKQKGYPVVSVQVKDQTLEFEQSQFLLSGSTGEGQWIVPITLCIGSYDSRKSFLLQTKSDALDVKELLGASVSSSHPWIKVNVDQTGFFRVKYDEDLSARLRDAIERKCLSVGDKYGILDDYYSLSMACQQSLTSLLALMGAYREEVEYTVLSNLISIAYKVARIVADAAPELLDNVKLLFINLFQHSAERLGWDPKQGESHLDAMLRGELLTALASFGHEMTINEASRRFRIFLDDRNTLVLPPDLRRAVYVAVMQNVNKSNRSGYESLLRVYRESDLSQEKTRILGSLCSCRDPEIIHEFLNFLLSSEVRSQDAVFGLSVSREARETAWNWLKVNWDQICKTYGAGFLITRFISAIVSPFSSYEKAAEIEQFFASRMKPYIARTLKQSIERLHINAAWVKSIRNEKHLADAVTELAFRKY; this comes from the exons ATGGCGGAGCAGAAGCTAAAACACTCCCAGTTCAGGGGTCAGCCGAGGCTCCCCAAATTCGCTATACCCAAACGCTACGATCTCAAACTCAAGCCCGATCTCACCGCATTTAAATTCGCCGGCGCCGTTCAGATTTCCGTCGACGTCGTCTCCGACACCAAGTTCCTCGTCCTCAATGCCGCCGAACTCTCCATTAAACCTAATTCCATTTCCTTCGCGTCTCATAATAAG GTGCTGGAATCTGTGGAAATAGAGTTATATGAGGAGGATGAGATAGTGGTGGTGGAATTTAAGGAGAGTTTGCCAATTGGTACTGGGGTTTTGAACATGGAATTTGAGGGGACCCTAAATGATAGAATGAAGGGTTTCTACAGAAG CACCTATGAACACGATGGTCAGAAGAAAACCATGGCTGTGACACAGTTTGAGCCAGCTGATGCAAGGAGATGCTTTCCGTGTTGGGATGAGCCTGCTTGCAAG GCCACTTTCAAGATTACATTAGAAGTACCATCAGAACTGGTAGCTCTTTCCAACATGCCAGTCAttgaagaaaaactaaatGGGGATCTCAAGACAGTTTACTATCAAGAATCACCAATCATGTCCACTTACTTGGTGGCGGTTGTTGTTGGCCTGTTTGACTATGTTGAAGATCGTACACCTGATG GGATTATTGTCAGGGTGTATTGTCAGGTCGGCAAGGCTGGTCAAGGGAAATTTGCCCTGGATGTTGCTGTCAAGACACTTGGCCTTTATAAAGA ATACTTTGAGGTGCCATATTCACTTCCTAAATTGGACATGATTGCAATTCCTGATTTTGCTGCTGGGGCCATGGAGAATTATGGTCTTGTTACATATCGCGAAACAGCTTTGCTTTATGATGATAAGCACTCTGCAGCTGCAAACAAACAGAGG GTTGCTGTTGTTGTAGCCCATGAACTAGCACACCAGTGGTTTGGCAATCTTGTGACAATGGAATGGTGGACACATTTGTGGCTGAATGAGGGATTTGCTACATGG GTGAGCTATTTAGCTGTTGATAGCTTGTTCCCAGATTGGAAAATTTGGACTCAGTTTCTTGATGAAAGTACAGAGGGGCTTCGATTGGATGGGCTTGCAGAATCTCACCCCATTGAG GTGGATATCAATCATGCTGgtgaaattgatgaaatttttgATGCAATCAGTTATAGGAAGGGTGCATCTGTCATCCGTATGCTACAAAGCTATCTTGGGGCAGAATGTTTTCAG AGGGCGCTTGCTTCTTACATCAAAAGACATGCTTGCTCAAATGCAAAGACCGAAGATTTATGGTCAGTTCTTCAGGAAGAATCTGGTGAACCTGTCAACAAGCTAATGAACTCTTGGACAAAACAGAAAGGGTATCCTGTTGTCTCAGTGCAAGTCAAAGACCAAACTTTGGAGTTTGAGCAG TCACAATTTTTGTTGAGTGGTTCTACTGGTGAAGGGCAATGGATTGTTCCAATAACTCTGTGTATTGGCTCTTATGATTCTCGTAAAAGTTTCTTGCTGCAAACAAAAAGTGATGCTCTTGATGTTAAGGAACTTTTGGGTGCCTCGGTTTCATCCAGCCACCCTTGGATTAAAGTTAATGTGGACCAGACTGGTTTCTTTCGGGTTAAATATGATGAGGATCTATCAGCTAGACTGAGGGATGCAATAGAGAGAAAGTGCTTGTCAGTCGGTGATAAATatg GAATATTGGACGACTATTATTCGTTGTCCATGGCATGCCAGCAGTCCTTGACCTCTTTGCTTGCTTTGATGGGTGCTTACAGAGAGGAGGTTGAATACACAGTTTTATCCAACTTGATCAGT ATAGCTTATAAAGTGGCAAGAATCGTGGCTGATGCTGCACCTGAATTGCTCGATAACGTCAAGCTGTTGTTCATCAATCTTTTCCAGCATTCTGCTGA GAGACTTGGGTGGGATCCTAAACAAGGGGAGAGCCACCTTGATGCCATGTTAAGGGGGGAGCTGTTAACAGCATTGGCTTCATTTGGGCATGAGATGACAATAAATGAAGCAAGCAGGCGCTTCCGCATATTTTTGGACGACAGAAATACCCTTGTTCTTCCTCCTGATTTGAGAAGG GCAGTATACGTTGCTGTAATGCAGAATGTGAATAAATCAAACAGATCTGGCTACGAATCTCTTCTTAGAGTTTATAGAGAAAGTGACCtcagccaggagaaaacacgAATATTAG GTTCATTATGTTCATGCAGGGATCCTGAGATTATTCATGAATTTTTGAACTTCTTGTTATCTTCCGAG GTTAGGAGCCAAGATGCTGTTTTTGGACTGTCTGTTAGTAGGGAAGCTCGTGAGACAGCATGGAATTGGTTGAAA GTAAATTGGGACCAGATCTGCAAAACTTACGGGGCTGGATTCCTAATAACTCGCTTCATCAGTGCAATTGTGTCTCCG TTCTCTTCTTATGAAAAGGCGGCAGAAATAGAGCAGTTCTTTGCTAGTCGCATGAAGCCCTATATCGCAAGGACCTTGAAGCAGAGCATCGAAAGGTTGCATATCAATGCCGCCTGGGTCAAAAGCATTCGAAATGAGAAACATCTTGCTGATGCTGTAACGGAGCTAGCCTTCAGGAAATACtag
- the LOC105164643 gene encoding uncharacterized protein At4g33100 codes for MGIIREKKRASPSATSPCAHFRTAYHNCFNRWYSEKFLKGQWDKEECVSEWEKYRECLSQYLDDKHLSRFLEADGIGGLNNPAEFKGQTGVS; via the exons ATGGGGATTATCAGAGAGAAGAAGCGCGCTTCTCCTTCGGCAACTTCACCTTGTGCCCACTTCCGAACTGCTTATCACAACTGCTTCAACAG GTGGTATTCAGAGAAGTTCTTGAAGGGCCAGTGGGATAAAGAAGAGTGTGTTTCTGAGTGGGAGAAGTACAGAGAGTGTTTGTCT CAATATTTGGATGATAAGCATCTAAGTCGGTTCTTGGAGGCTGATGGCATCGGGGGCTTAAACAATCCAGCTGAATTTAAGGGCCAAACTGGTGTTTcttag
- the LOC105164647 gene encoding thioredoxin-like protein YLS8 → MSYLLPHLHSGWAVDQAILAEEERLVIIRFGHDWDETCMQMDEVLASVAETIKNFAVIYLVDITEVPDFNTMYELYDPSTVMFFFRNKHIMIDLGTGNNNKINWALKDKQEFIDIVETVYRGARKGRGLVIAPKDYSTKYRY, encoded by the exons ATGTCGTATTTGCTGCCGCACCTTCACTCCGGATGGGCCGTCGATCAGGCGATCCTCGCTGAGGAGGAACGCCTCGTCATCATCCGTTTCGGTCATGACTGGGACGAAACCTGTATGCAG atgGATGAGGTGCTGGCTTCAGTTGCTGAGACAATAAAGAACTTTGCTGTGATATATCTGGTGGATATCACAGAAGTGCCAGATTTCAATACTATGTATGAGTTGTACGACCCTTCCACTGTCATGTTCTTCTTCAGGAACAAGCACATTATGATTGATCTTGGCACTGGAAACAACAACAAGATCAACTGGGCCTTAAAGGATAAGCAGGAGTTTATTGACATTGTTGAGACCGTGTATCGTGGTGCCAGGAAGGGCCGTGGTCTAGTTATTGCGCCTAAAGATTACTCTACCAAATATCGTTATTGA
- the LOC105164648 gene encoding ran-binding protein 1 homolog c-like — MASTTEPTTLKREEEEEEDSKPAADDEDTGAQVAPIVKLQEVAVTTGEENEDVLLDLKSKLYRFDKEGNQWKERGVGTVKLLKHKETGKVRLVMRQNKILKICANHLVLPTMTVQEHQGNDKSCVWHAADFADGELKEETFCIRFASVENCKAFKDKIEEITESLAKDSGESEEAKTAASLIEKLSVEGKDKEEKKEAEEAPLASEGKKDDNAKQEISGDGK; from the exons ATGGCAAGCACAACGGAACCCACTACTCtaaaaagggaagaagaagaagaggaagactCAAAGCCAGCCGCAGATGACGAGGATACCGGGGCTCAAGTGGCACCGATCGTCAAACTCCAAGAAGTTGCAGTTACTACTGGCGAAGAAAACGAAGATGTTCTCCTTGACTT GAAATCAAAGTTGTATAGATTTGACAAGGAAGGCAACCAATGGAAAGAGAGGGGAGTTGGTACCGTGAAGCTACTCAAGCACAAAGAGACTGGCAAAGTTAGGCTTGTTATGAGGCAGAACAAGATCCTTAAGATCTGTGCCAATCATCTTG TGCTACCCACAATGACGGTTCAAGAGCATCAGGGGAACGACAAGTCATGTGTGTGGCATGCTGCTGATTTTGCGGATGGAGAACTGAAGGAGGAGACTTTCTGCATTCGTTTTGCCTCTGTTGAGA ATTGCAAAGCTTTCAAGGATAAGATTGAAGAAATCACTGAATCTCTGGCAAAGGACAGTGGAGAGAGTGAAGAAGCTAAAACTGCTGCCAGTCTTATTGAAAAGTTGAGTGTTGAAGGAAAGgataaagaagagaaaaaggaggCTGAAGAAGCACCTTTAGCCTCAGAAGGGAAGAAGGATGACAATGCGAAGCAGGAAATATCTGGCGATGGGAAGTAA
- the LOC105164641 gene encoding probable WRKY transcription factor 50 isoform X2 produces the protein MAHTTNIPGPSFSPYHQTTNFQVSDDFFEYWTTNDVEDVFPAFSSLSAGYNYSQLLNHTPKPNDMPAVNNNCSHEGVINRDREKVAFITKSEVEILDDGFKWRKYGKKMVKNSPNPSGRVLSEKES, from the exons ATGGCTCACACTACAAATATTCCCGGACCCTCATTCAGCCCCTACCACCAAACAACCAACTTTCAGGTTTCTGATGATTTCTTCGAGTACTGGACGACTAACGACGTCGAGGATGTTTTTCCGGCATTCTCTTCCCTTTCTGCAGGTTATAATTATTCTCAACTCCTGAATCATACGCCCAAGCCCAACGACATGCCGGCGGTCAACAACAATTGCTCTCATGAAGGGGTCATCAATA GAGATAGAGAGAAGGTAGCATTCATAACCAAGTCAGAGGTTGAAATACTGGATGATGGGTTCAAGTGGAGGAAGTATGGTAAAAAGATGGTGAAAAATAGCCCAAATCCAAG TGGCAGGGTGCTCAGTGAAAAAGAGAGTTGA
- the LOC105164641 gene encoding probable WRKY transcription factor 50 isoform X1 translates to MAHTTNIPGPSFSPYHQTTNFQVSDDFFEYWTTNDVEDVFPAFSSLSAGYNYSQLLNHTPKPNDMPAVNNNCSHEGVINRDREKVAFITKSEVEILDDGFKWRKYGKKMVKNSPNPRNYYKCSVAGCSVKKRVERDKEDQRYVVTTYQGVHNHQPPNHHL, encoded by the exons ATGGCTCACACTACAAATATTCCCGGACCCTCATTCAGCCCCTACCACCAAACAACCAACTTTCAGGTTTCTGATGATTTCTTCGAGTACTGGACGACTAACGACGTCGAGGATGTTTTTCCGGCATTCTCTTCCCTTTCTGCAGGTTATAATTATTCTCAACTCCTGAATCATACGCCCAAGCCCAACGACATGCCGGCGGTCAACAACAATTGCTCTCATGAAGGGGTCATCAATA GAGATAGAGAGAAGGTAGCATTCATAACCAAGTCAGAGGTTGAAATACTGGATGATGGGTTCAAGTGGAGGAAGTATGGTAAAAAGATGGTGAAAAATAGCCCAAATCCAAG GAACTACTACAAATGCTCAGTGGCAGGGTGCTCAGTGAAAAAGAGAGTTGAAAGAGACAAAGAGGATCAACGGTATGTGGTGACGACTTACCAGGGAGTCCACAACCACCAACCTCCTAATCATCATCTCTAG
- the LOC105164644 gene encoding (S)-coclaurine N-methyltransferase isoform X2, producing the protein MAEVNGRIIDTIVQMPYDATVRFMLASLERNLLPDAVVRRLTRLLLASRLRSGYRSSAELQLSDLLQFAHSLREMPIAIKTEKPKSQHYEVPTSYFKLVLGKHLKYSCCFFPNKSSTLEDAEKAMLELYCERSQIKDGQSVLDVGCGWGSLSIYIAQKYPNCQVTGICNSITQKAHIEEQCRELQLQNVEIIVADISTFDMEASYDRIFSIEMFEDVNEDDWITRYFFTGGTMPSANLLLYFQDDVSIVNHWLVNGKHYAQTSEEWLKRMDQNLNSIKPIMECTYGKDSAVKWTVYWRTFFIAVAELFGYNNGEEWMVAHFLFKKK; encoded by the exons ATGGCGGAGGTTAACGGCCGCATCATCGATACCATTGTGCAGATGCCCTACGACGCAACCGTACGTTTTATGCTTGCTTCTCTCGAGCGCAACTTGCTGCCTGACGCCGTTGTGCGCCGCCTCACTCGTCTGCTTCTCGCTAGTCGCCTCCGCTCAGGATACAGATCCTCCGCGGAACTCCAGTTGTCCGACCTCCTTCAATTTGCGCATT CTTTGAGAGAAATGCCAATAGCAATCAAGACGGAAAAGCCAAAGTCTCAGCACTATGAAGTTCCAACGTCTTACTTCAAGCTTGTCCTTGGAAAGCATTTAAAATACAG CTGCTGCTTCTTTCCCAACAAGTCGAGCACCTTAGAGGATGCTGAGAAGGCAATGCTAGAGTTATACTGTGAGAGGTCACAGATAAAAGATGGTCAATCAGTCCTTGATGTTGGTTGTGGCTGGGGATCTCTTTCTATATACATAGCACAGAAGTACCCCAATTGCCAGGTTACGGGGATTTGCAATTCAATAACCCAGAAAGCACATATTGAGGAGCAGTGCCG GGAACTTCAGTTGCAGAATGTGGAGATAATTGTAGCAGATATCAGCACATTTGACATGGAAGCTTCATATGACAGAATATTTTCCATTGAAATGTTTGAG GACGTAAATGAGGACGACTGGATCACTAGGTACTTCTTTACTGGAGGTACAATGCCTTCTGCAAACCTGCTCCTTTATTTTCAG GACGATGTGTCTATAGTTAATCATTGGCTTGTGAACGGCAAGCATTATGCACAGACAAG CGAGGAATGGCTTAAGAGAATGGACCAGAACTTGAATTCTATAAAGCCAATAATGGAATGCACTTATGGCAAAGATTCAGCGGTCAAATGGACAGTCTACTGGAGAACATTTTTCATTGCAGTTGCAGAATTATTTGGCTACAACAATGGAGAAGAGTGGATGGTTGCTCATTTCCttttcaagaagaaataa
- the LOC105164646 gene encoding probable protein phosphatase 2C 53, producing MEEMYGAVAVPFRVGNSIFDNLSVESCMDVMNLLMASQESSSPETVTKSNSGNGDDDDCLLGDSGSEVGFSVSLGSVETRTGVSSMLAMTSEDESNWLAVDAVVRESEEDCSSSLEGDRILDSSCSLSVVSDTSSLCGDDLLAFETNSEVGTQFLDIEKSICDAEPLPGTRDLGEPIEGTVLGDPLSIAVCNRHEIAGGVSTKSSEADVQLDKRPSGKASRSVFEVDYVPLWGVISVCGRRPEMEDAVATVPRFMRIPIQMLIGDCVIDGVTSRLSHLTGHFFGVYDGHGGSQVANYCRDRIHSALTEELEIIMNNMNDGSDKDNCEQQWRRALTRCFIKVDDEIGGRARLEPVAPETVGSTAVVTIVCSSHIIVANCGDSRAVLCRGKQPMALSVDHKPNREDEYARIEAAGGKVIQWNGHRVFGVLAMSRSIGDRYLKPWIIPDPEVMFVPRAKEDECLILASDGLWDVMTNEEVCDIARKRILLWHKNNGVTLPSERGEGIDPAAQAAAEYLSNRALQKGSKDNISVVVVDLKAQRKIKSRT from the exons ATGGAGGAGATGTATGGGGCGGTTGCGGTGCCATTTAGGGTAGGTAATTCGATCTTTGACAATCTAAGTGTGGAGAGTTGTATGGATGTAATGAACTTGTTGATGGCTAGCCAAGAAAGCTCGTCTCCAGAGACTGTAACTAAAAGTAATTCTGGGAATGGTGACGATGACGATTGTCTTCTTGGTGATTCGGGAAGTGAAGTTGGTTTCTCAGTGTCGTTGGGATCTGTAGAGACTAGGACTGGAGTGTCTTCCATGCTGGCTATGACTTCAGAGGACGAAAGCAACTGGTTAGCTGTTGATGCTGTTGTGCGCGAAAGTGAAGAAGACTGCTCGTCTTCATTGGAGGGCGACCGCATTCTTGATAGCTCTTGCTCCTTGTCTGTGGTGAGTGATACTAGTAGCCTATGTGGTGATGATCTGTTAGCTTTTGAGACCAATTCAGAGGTTGGAACGCAATTTTTAGACATCGAGAAGAGCATCTGTGATGCTGAACCTCTCCCGGGGACCAGAGATTTGGGAGAACCGATTGAGGGTACAGTTCTCGGTGATCCTTTGTCTATAGCTGTGTGCAATAGGCACGAGATTGCTGGTGGTGTCAGCACAAAATCATCTGAAGCTGATGTTCAGTTGGATAAAAGGCCAAGTGGAAAGGCTAGTCGAAGTGTTTTCGAGGTGGATTATGTGCCTCTCTGGGGTGTTATATCTGTGTGTGGTAGAAGACCGGAAATGGAAGATGCAGTGGCCACTGTGCCTCGGTTTATGAGAATTCCAATCCAGATGCTAATTGGCGACTGTGTAATTGATGGAGTGACTTCCCGCTTAAGTCATTTGACTGGCCATTTCTTTGGAGTCTATGATGGCCACGGTGGCTCTCAG gtTGCTAATTATTGCAGAGATCGGATTCATTCTGCCTTGACTGAGGAGTTGGAAATTATCATGAACAACATGAATGATGGGAGTGATAAGGATAATTGTGAACAGCAGTGGAGAAGAGCGCTCACTAGATGTTTCATTAAGGTTGATGATGAGATTGGAGGGAGAGCTAGACTTGAACCTGTTGCTCCAGAAACTGTTGGCTCTACTGCTGTCGTCACCATAGTTTGTTCATCACATATAATAGTGGCTAACTGTGGTGATTCAAGGGCTGTGCTCTGCCGTGGCAAACAACCGATGGCCCTCTCCGTGGATCACAAG CCTAATCGGGAGGATGAATACGCAAGAATTGAAGCAGCAGGAGGCAAGGTGATTCAGTGGAATGGACATCGTGTCTTTGGGGTCCTTGCGATGTCTAGGTCTATTG GAGATAGATATCTGAAACCATGGATAATTCCAGATCCTGAAGTAATGTTTGTCCCCCGGGCTAAGGAGGACGAATGCCTCATTCTCGCCAGTGATGGTTTATGGGATGTTATGACAAATGAGGAAGTTTGTGACATCGCTCGTAAGAGGATACTACTCTGGCATAAGAACAACGGAGTGACACTCCCATCAGAAAGGGGTGAAGGAATTGATCCCGCAGCTCAAGCAGCAGCCGAGTATCTATCAAACCGCGCACTTCAAAAGGGCAGCAAAGATAACATCAGTGTAGTGGTCGTAGACCTCAAGGCTCAAAGAAAGATTAAAAGCAGAACATAG